One window from the genome of Natronomonas pharaonis DSM 2160 encodes:
- a CDS encoding DUF7384 family protein — translation MITDGHEPDPTRLVADADVLAADLLVGGPARAALDEWRRHSWLDLVVTAPLCADAAAVIESLADETLAADWRGRLEQEAVVVDQPAGDHPALAAAYRGDGAHILSLDERLQSAEAGANLRGMMSVSVRSPDAFATVFDAAVVYESTFDEPYPGADRDPRA, via the coding sequence ATGATAACTGACGGCCATGAGCCGGACCCGACGCGACTCGTCGCCGATGCCGACGTGCTGGCGGCGGACCTGCTGGTCGGCGGGCCGGCACGGGCAGCCCTGGATGAGTGGCGGCGACACTCGTGGCTCGACCTCGTCGTGACTGCGCCGCTGTGTGCCGATGCCGCGGCCGTTATCGAGTCGCTTGCCGATGAGACGCTGGCTGCCGACTGGCGTGGGCGGCTCGAACAGGAGGCGGTCGTCGTCGACCAGCCGGCCGGCGACCACCCGGCGCTTGCGGCCGCATACCGGGGCGACGGAGCGCATATTCTCTCCTTGGACGAGCGGCTCCAATCAGCCGAGGCCGGGGCGAATCTCCGCGGCATGATGTCGGTCAGCGTCCGCTCGCCGGACGCCTTCGCGACTGTCTTCGACGCGGCGGTCGTCTACGAGTCGACGTTCGACGAGCCGTATCCGGGGGCCGACCGCGACCCGCGAGCCTAG